A region of Vanessa cardui chromosome 1, ilVanCard2.1, whole genome shotgun sequence DNA encodes the following proteins:
- the LOC124533977 gene encoding probable elongation factor 1-delta isoform X2 yields MSALINEKVWLDKTIYTDAERNYYESLSKMDSVAALAGVPNTEINNKLNSLEKENSDLKKAVDDLRKLVISLQVRVESLESVGSSNNIQVETTKKATAQEDSDDGVDLFGSDDEEESAEAAKIREERLAAYNAKKSKKPVLIAKSNIILDVKPWDDETDMKAMEEAVRSISNDGLLWGAAKLVPLAFGIQKLQISCVVEDEKISVDWLTEEIEKFEDLVQSVDIAAFNKV; encoded by the exons atgTCTGCtctaataaatgaaaaagtttgGCTCGACAAAACTATCTACACAGATGCCGAACGAAACTATTACGAATCATTGTCAAAg ATGGACAGTGTTGCTGCATTAGCTGGAGTTCCTAACACTGAAATTAACAATAAACTAAATAGTCTAGAAAAAGAGAATTCTGATTtaaaaaaggctgttgatgacTTGCGCAAACTGGTTATTAGTCTACAAGTAAGAGTTGAATCATTGGAGTCAGTGGGTTCTTCAAACAACATTCAAGTTGAAACAACAAAA AAAGCCACAGCTCAAGAAGATTCCGATGATGGCGTTGATTTGTTTGGATCTGATGATGAAGAAGAAAGTGCTGAAGCTGCAAAAATAAGAGAAGAAAGACTTGCAGCATACAATGCAAAGAAATCCAAAA aaCCTGTGCTTATtgcaaaatcaaatataatattggatGTTAAGCCATGGGATGATGAGACAGACATGAAAGCTATGGAAGAAGCAGTGAGATCTATTAGCAATGATGGTCTTTTATGGGGGGCTGCAAAACTTGTACCTCTTGCATTTGGCATTCAAAAGTTGCAAATATCTTGTGTAGTTGAAGATGAAAAAATATCAGTTGATTGGCTCACCGAAGAAATTGAAAAGTTTGAAGATCTG GTTCAAAGTGTGGATATTGCTgcctttaataaagtttaa
- the LOC124533977 gene encoding probable elongation factor 1-delta isoform X1, producing MSALINEKVWLDKTIYTDAERNYYESLSKGQVSTSGSSLASEVAKARQHIKNSLECMDSVAALAGVPNTEINNKLNSLEKENSDLKKAVDDLRKLVISLQVRVESLESVGSSNNIQVETTKKATAQEDSDDGVDLFGSDDEEESAEAAKIREERLAAYNAKKSKKPVLIAKSNIILDVKPWDDETDMKAMEEAVRSISNDGLLWGAAKLVPLAFGIQKLQISCVVEDEKISVDWLTEEIEKFEDLVQSVDIAAFNKV from the exons atgTCTGCtctaataaatgaaaaagtttgGCTCGACAAAACTATCTACACAGATGCCGAACGAAACTATTACGAATCATTGTCAAAg gGCCAAGTCTCTACAAGTGGATCATCTTTAGCTAGTGAAGTGGCCAAAGCTAGGCAGCACATTAAAAATTCACTAGAATGT ATGGACAGTGTTGCTGCATTAGCTGGAGTTCCTAACACTGAAATTAACAATAAACTAAATAGTCTAGAAAAAGAGAATTCTGATTtaaaaaaggctgttgatgacTTGCGCAAACTGGTTATTAGTCTACAAGTAAGAGTTGAATCATTGGAGTCAGTGGGTTCTTCAAACAACATTCAAGTTGAAACAACAAAA AAAGCCACAGCTCAAGAAGATTCCGATGATGGCGTTGATTTGTTTGGATCTGATGATGAAGAAGAAAGTGCTGAAGCTGCAAAAATAAGAGAAGAAAGACTTGCAGCATACAATGCAAAGAAATCCAAAA aaCCTGTGCTTATtgcaaaatcaaatataatattggatGTTAAGCCATGGGATGATGAGACAGACATGAAAGCTATGGAAGAAGCAGTGAGATCTATTAGCAATGATGGTCTTTTATGGGGGGCTGCAAAACTTGTACCTCTTGCATTTGGCATTCAAAAGTTGCAAATATCTTGTGTAGTTGAAGATGAAAAAATATCAGTTGATTGGCTCACCGAAGAAATTGAAAAGTTTGAAGATCTG GTTCAAAGTGTGGATATTGCTgcctttaataaagtttaa
- the LOC124533947 gene encoding cytoplasmic tRNA 2-thiolation protein 2, giving the protein MICRKCSGPGTLIIRKEYCYCNDCFITNINHKFRACIGKNKILSPNEKVLICLSGDASSTVLLDLIHVGFSLNNHKKLRVTPYFLHIIERDSDGEEISKVIAEQCKNYNFNLTVVNMDEYFNKNILSNEFTMINHHQTSISKNILSNIPTSISEDMLTKMKQNIFIKISKQLKCRIVFTAETTTLLATRLLSNIAIGRGSQVENDIGFADKREENVIILRPMRDITNEEVDQYLRIKDLKPATNILATIHGTSLQSVIRSFVLDLQENYPATVSTICKTADKIGSITVNVDKKKCIICQSNLDCNQLNLTAVDATMFSRKVSSEVTNSNENLKHVEKGNNLMFPFIYEKLCYCCSRNISQLNDPMLQTLVCRNDEK; this is encoded by the exons ATGATTTGTCGAAAATGTAGTGGTCCTGGAACATTAATAATTCGAAAAGAGTATTGTTATTGTAATGACTGTTTCATTACCAATATAAACCACAAATTTCGAGCTTGTattggtaaaaataaaatattatcgccTAATGAGAAAGTCCTGATCTGTTTATCAGGAGATGCAAGTTCTACAGTTTTATTGGATTTAATACACGTTGGCTTTTCATTAAATAACCATAAAAAATTACGAGTTACACCATATTTTTTGCATATCATAG aAAGAGACTCAGATGGCGAAGAAATATCTAAAGTAATAGCTGAACAATGTAAAAATTACAACTTTAATTTAACTGTAGTGAATATGGatgaatactttaataaaaatattttatctaatgAATTTACAATGATAAATCATCATCAAACatcaatttcaaaaaatattttatcaaacataCCTACCTCCATCAGTGAAGACATGTTGACGAAgatgaaacaaaacatttttattaaaatctcaaaacaattaaaatgtagAATAGTTTTTACAGCTGAAACAACCACTTTATTAGCCACACGATTGCTATCAAATATAGCAATTGGTCGAGGTTCACAAGTTGAAAATGATATT GGCTTCGCTGATAAAAGGGAAgagaatgtaataatattaaggcCAATGAGAGACATTACTAATGAGGAAGTTGACCAATATTTGAGAATTAAAGATCTGAAACCTGCTACTAATATATTGGCTACAATACATGGAACTAGTCTACAATCTGTTATAAGAAGTTTTGTCTTGGATCTCCAAGAAAATTATCCAGCCACTGTATCAACAATATGTAAAACGGCTGATAAAATTGGTTCTATAACTGTtaatgttgataaaaaaaagtGCATAATTTGTCAG AGTAACTTGGACTGCAATCAATTAAATCTCACAGCAGTGGATGCTACTATGTTTTCAAGAAAAGTTTCTTCTGAAGTAACAAACTCTAATGAAAACTTAAAACATGTTGAGAAAGggaataatttaatgtttccaTTTATCTATGAAAAATTATGCTATTGTTGTAGTAGAAATATTTCTCAATTAAATGATCCTATGTTACAAACATTAGTTTGCAGGAatgatgaaaaataa
- the LOC124533964 gene encoding casein kinase II subunit alpha has product MAVPSRARVYADVNSQKPREYWDYESYVVDWGNQEDYQLVRKLGRGKYSEVFEAINITNNEKCVVKILKPVKKKKIKREIKILENLRGGTNIITLQAVVKDPVSRTPALIFEHVNNTDFKQLYQTLSDYDIRYYLYELLKALDYCHSMGIMHRDVKPHNVMIDHDNRKLRLIDWGLAEFYHPGQEYNVRVASRYFKGPELLVDYQMYDYSLDMWSLGCMLASMIFRKEPFFHGHDNYDQLVRIAKVLGTEELFEYLDKYHIELDPRFNDILGRHSRKRWERFVHSENQHLVSPEALDFLDRLLRYDHYERYTAREAMDHPYFYPIVKEQGRMVSSNSPSPNALQGPINAAE; this is encoded by the exons ATGGCAGTACCTAGTAGAGCCCGGGTATATGCAGATGTTAACTCACAAAAGCCAAGAGAATATTGGGATTATGAAAGCTATGTGGTGGATTGGGGAAACCAAGAAGACTATCAGTTAGTTCGAAAGCTTGGGCGCGGAAAATATAGTGAAGTATTTGAGgcaataaatatcacaaataatGAGAAATGTGTAGTTAAAATATTGAAG CCTGTTAAAAAGAAGAAGATTAaaagagaaattaaaatattagagaaCTTAAGAGGAGGCACAaacattattactttacaaGCTGTTGTAAAAGATCCAGTATCTCGCACTCCAGCTTTAATTTTTGAACATGTGAACAATACTGATTTTAAGCAACTATATCAAACATTGTCAGACTACGATATAag GTATTACTTGTATGAACTTTTGAAGGCTTTAGATTACTGCCACAGTATGGGTATCATGCACAGAGATGTGAAACCACATAATGTAATGATTGACCATGATAATAGAAAGCTACGTCTCATTGACTGGGGTCTAGCAGAGTTCTACCATCCAGGTCAGGAGTATAATGTTCGCGTAGCTTCTAGGTACTTTAAG GGTCCGGAACTTTTAGTTGATTATCAAATGTATGATTATTCACTTGACATGTGGTCACTAGGATGTATGTTAGCGTCCATGATCTTCCGTAAAGAACCATTCTTCCATGGTCATGATAATTATGACCAGCTTGTACGTATTGCGAAAGTGCTGGGCACTGAAGAGCTCTTTGAATATTTGGATAAATATCATATAGAATTAGATCCTCGATTTAATGACATTCTTGGAAG acATTCTCGTAAACGATGGGAGAGATTTGTCCATTCAGAAAATCAACATTTGGTCTCTCCTGAAGCCTTAGACTTTCTTGATCGCCTCCTTCGCTATGACCATTATGAGCGCTACACAGCTCGTGAAGCAATGGATCATCCTTACTTTT aCCCAATTGTGAAGGAGCAAGGCCGAATGGTTTCTTCTAATTCACCTAGTCCTAATGCCTTGCAAGGACCAATAAATGCGGCAgagtaa
- the LOC124530420 gene encoding trafficking protein particle complex subunit 8, giving the protein MTKTAQEFIQSSFSPLIATLCSQKVENIVSKNNLTLPELLQPFTSMDWEGQFREPGGSVCTIKNFNLIIRDVNWKPLQPTEARRQLNNAVLHNYDDKTVPLNFDGHQFDIPHATPWFDAWRETYLEVQFPSDHEFTNHYLGCIIVATTLDDNIIDTYNSLNQQYAQLQNVAPPKLPKWFNNSVLKSYLLLHDVSSVPKERADKAFETLKQTFGAANCFMLSINSKNSVDSKLSSDYWSHFLKRPTDVMSDSLSASGQSMTPVESQVSFQPVNVSTPGEERQSTNTEGVHPLTTDNDVYDNANSLQPCSFSGSSESVNVTGKPLESLTEIHGAALNDNDIEAIKAFLQEYSGKALIPHLEKQIAQLTEVVANKKGVSRSLLSATKRWFTTGKAGNTAINNAVIYSTDCPELQLRRLGDLWFLCGQWQRAFDAYHTAKREFYADSAWLCYAGALEMAAISAFMAGEANRKTLGYMEESIVTYLNTCRMVQYAVRATLLSVPCLINAGFFGEAAKQLIRMTSEDSDLRSAMLLEQAALCFLKGPSNKIMSRKYAFHMVLAGHRFSKAGQKKHAYRCYKQAYQVYAGSGWRLSTDHVQFALGRLAGALRASRDAASWLAAPLAPDSPQPRAQQDAFLREFMLAHQQWVETSEEFGARLAVPPVPRLVAQRTRVQCVGPAPLSAPGRAPAAAPAAPDAPDAPLWARLEETLLHVAHGAPPMIFRPSTDVYTQRTDGEPIVSQGEPMQISITLHNPLKVSLLLKEIELLWRFTPSDGVEMSQEEVLDNEPSLAAGRTFESNVIRVQRIKSFLLEGDCKKSINFTITPLKIGQLSIHGVAFKLINGENKDSENGVSIFGKLDLQSDTNGSNKLLHITVIPETPCLQMTLSECNPDVISGEIITVDLEFRNVGPVEMKNLYVAVSHPDCMSILNSDADEDNFKALYEEKYREPPSFSDERAARSAARARAAARRTWRVAPRLAPAAPARAALLLRPHARASRLLLLAYYETGQRARPHRLLRHVFRFDPAETVEILATPRRGLSVTDSRVFENMHLSVEVKNICNEKEDDITVEILEASLLSRQWRLTDLITALDSDNVLISRERVHLILKSARIFENLGEEQVEFSCVKIAKHLPESRIGVNKPPYSKFVTDGISSLSDGFESIQSSEKKTGLIQSMFVLRWKAHNKKTNRTAIGQHCLWLDCFTKAISHVRAKMTMDILNTIQLDGIESRSDSQEVKEKNNIVIFRLEHSNYVNHNFITNKLCIIPVTINIVNCYGVPVSVFIDMSKQQNRESSGELGWTGALNNGLDPDSKDLGLNVTLEKFESRRVQVRALCAAPGTYHVGSAFSVTTACGADNRATTHFPNSTSLLVVKQI; this is encoded by the exons atgacTAAAACAGCTCAAGAATTTATTCAAAGTTCATTTTCTCCTTTAATTGCGACATTATGTAGCCAGAAAGTAGAAAATATAGTTTCCAAGAACAATTTGACACTTCCAGAGCTATTACAACCATTTACGTCGATGGACTGGGaag GGCAATTTAGAGAACCAGGTGGAAGTGTTTGTaccattaaaaattttaatctcATAATAAGAGATGTGAATTGGAAACCACTTCAGCCAACTGAAGCCAGAAGACAACTTAACAATGCAGTCTTGCACAACTACGATGACAAGACAGTGCCCCTTAATTTTg ATGGGCATCAATTTGATATACCCCATGCAACACCTTGGTTTGATGCTTGGAGAGAGACTTATCTAGAAGTACAGTTTCCTTCTGACCATGAATTTACTAATCATTATCTGGGTTGTATTATTGTTGCAACTACTCTTGatgataatataattgacaCATACAATTCTTTAAACCAACAGTATGCACAATTACAGAATGTTGCTCCACCTAAATTGCCTAAATGGTTTAATAACTCAGTTCTTAAGTCATATCTTCTTTTACATGATGTTTCTTCTGTTCCAAAAGAGAG AGCTGATAAGGCATTTGAAACATTAAAGCAAACATTTGGGGCTGCAAACTGCTTCATGTTGTCAATAAACTCTAAAAATTCAGTAGATTCAAAACTATCAAGTGATTATTGGAGTCATTTTCTCAAAAGACCTACAGATGTTATG AGTGACTCCTTGTCTGCTTCGGGTCAATCAATGACACCTGTTGAATCCCAAGTATCATTTCAGCCTGTAAATGTGTCAACTCCAG gagAAGAAAGACAGAGCACAAACACAGAAGGAGTTCATCCCCTTACTACTGACAATGATGTATATGATAATGCAAATAGTTTACAG CCTTGCTCATTTTCTGGCAGTTCTGAAAGTGTTAATGTAACTGGAAAACCTTTAGAGAGTTTAACTGAAATTCATGGTGCAGCattaaatgataatgatatagaAGCTATAAAAGCCTTCTTGCAAGAATATTCAGGGAAGGCTTTAATTCCACATTTAGAAAAGCAAATCGCCCAATTAACTGAAGTA GTTGCTAATAAAAAAGGTGTGAGTAGATCTCTGCTCTCAGCCACAAAAAGATGGTTCACTACTGGGAAAGCAGGCAACACAGCTATTAACAATGCtgtcat ATATTCCACTGATTGCCCTGAACTGCAGCTGAGACGACTAGGTGATCTTTGGTTTCTTTGTGGCCAATGGCAACGAGCCTTCGACGCGTATCATACAGCTAAGAGAGAGTTCTACGCCGACAGTGCGTGGCTTTGCTATGCAGGTGCTCTAGAAATGGCGGCTATCAGCGCTTTTATGGCAGGCGAAGCAAATCGCAAAACTTTAGGTTATATGGAGGAGAGTATAGTCACATATCTTAACACATGCag AATGGTGCAATATGCTGTAAGAGCCACATTACTATCCGTTCCATGTTTGATCAATGCCGGGTTCTTTGGTGAAGCTGCGAAGCAACTCATACGTATGACTTCAGAGGATAGTGATTTGCGCAGCGCTATGCTTCTAGAACAGGCGGCCTTGTGCTTCCTCAAAGGACCGAGTAATAAGATAATGTCGAGGAAATATGCTTTCCATATGGTCCTCGCTGGTCATCGATTCTCAAAGGCCGGGCAAAAAAAGCACGCATACAGATGTTACAAACAAGCCTATCAG GTGTACGCGGGCAGCGGCTGGCGGCTGTCGACGGACCACGTGCAGTTCGCGCTGGGGCGGCTGGCGGGCGCGCTGCGCGCGTCGCGCGACGCCGCGTCGTGGCTGGCCGCGCCGCTGGCGCCGGACTCGCCGCAGCCGCGCGCGCAGCAGGACGCCTTCCTGCGGGAGTTCATGCTCGCGCACCAG CAATGGGTAGAGACGTCCGAGGAGTTCGGGGCGCGCCTGGCCGTGCCGCCCGTGCCGCGGCTGGTGGCGCAGCGCACGCGCGTGCAGTGCGTGGGGCCCGCGCCGCTGTCGGCGCCCGgccgcgcgcccgccgccgcgcccgccgcgcccgacgCGCCCGACGCGCCGCTGTGGGCGCGCCTGGAGGAGACGCTGCTGCACGTGGCGCACGGCGCGCCGCCCATGATCTTCCGCCCCTCCACCGACGTGTACACGCAGCGCACCGACGGCGAGCCCATCGTGTCGCAGGGAG aaCCGATGCAGATATCTATCACGCTACACAATCCGCTAAAAGTTTCTTTACTACTAAAAGAAATCGAGTTGCTATGGCGGTTTACCCCTAGCGACGGAGTGGAGATGTCGCAGGAGGAAGTCTTAGACAATGAGCCGTCGTTGGCCGCGGGACGAACGTTCGAGAGCAACGTTATTCGGGTACAGCGAATCAAATCGTTCCTGTTGGAAGGGGATTGCAAGAAATCGATAAATTTTACGATCACTCCCTTGAAAATAGGGCAATTATCGATACATGGTGTCGCCTTCAA GCTTATAAATGGTGAAAATAAGGATAGTGAAAATGGTGTCTCAATTTTTGGTAAATTGGATTTACAAAGTGACACAAACGGCTCAAACAAACTATTGCATATAACGGTTATTCCAGAGACTCCTTGTTTGCAg ATGACGCTGTCAGAATGTAACCCAGACGTTATAAGTGGTGAAATAATAACAGTCGACCTTGAATTTCGAAACGTTGGTCCAGTTGAGATGAAAAACTTGTATGTAGCAGTCTCTCATCCAGACTGCATGAGTATATTAAACTCCGATGCGGATGAAGATAATTTCAAAGCTCtctatgaagaaaaatatcgagAACCGCCTAGCTTTTCAG ACGAGCGCGCGGCGCGgtcggcggcgcgggcgcgcgcggcggcgcggcgcacGTGGCGGGTGGCGCCGCGGCtggcgcccgccgcgcccgcgcgcgccgcgctgcTGCTGCGGCCGCACGCGCGCGCCTCGCGCCTGCTGCTGCTGGCCTACTACGAGACGGGGCAGCGCGCGCGCCCGCACCGCCTGCTCCGGCACGTGTTCCGCTTCGACCCGGCC gaaaCCGTTGAAATTTTAGCTACACCGAGAAGAGGCTTAAGTGTTACCGATAGCAGAGTCTTTGAAAATATGCACTTGTCTGTCGAAGTCAAAAACATATGTAACGAAAAGGAGGACGATATTACTGTAGAAATATTAGAGGCGTCACTATTGAGCAGACAATGGAGGCTGACAGACCTAATTACGGCTTTGGATTCAGACAATGTCTTAATTTCTCGTGAAAGAGTACACCTCATACTAAAAAGCGCAAGAATATTTGAAAATCTAGGTGAAGAACAGGTGGAATTTTCTTGCGTCAAAATAGCTAAACATCTTCCAGAAAGTCGCATAGGTGTTAATAAACCTCCTTACTCAAAATTTGTGACAGATGGTATATCTTCTTTGAGCGATGGCTTTGAATCTATACAAAGCTCTGAAAAGAAAACTGGACTTATACAGTCAATGTTTGTATTGAGATGGAAGGCGCACAACAAAAAGACCAACAGAACGGCTATAGGTCAACATTGCCTTTGGTTAGATTGTTTCACTAAAGCAATCTCCCATGTAAGAGCAAAAATGACCatggatattttaaatactattcaACTTGACGGTATCGAAAGCCGGTCCGATTCACAggaagtaaaagaaaaaaataatattgttattttcagACTAGAACATTCCAATTATgtcaatcataattttattactaataaattgtgtataattCCAGTAACCATAAATATAGTCAATTGCTATGGAGTGCCAGTTTCAGTGTTTATAGATATGTCAAAACAACAAAATAG AGAATCGTCTGGCGAGTTAGGTTGGACTGGTGCTCTAAACAATGGCTTAGATCCAGACTCCAAAGATTTGGGCTTGAATGTCACATTAGAGAAATTTGAGTCCCGCCGTGTACAG GTCCGTGCTTTATGCGCTGCGCCTGGAACCTACCACGTGGGCTCTGCTTTCTCCGTGACAACGGCATGTGGCGCTGACAACCGCGCCACCACACACTTTCCTAATAGTACTTCTTTATTAGTCGTCAAACAAATCTAA